In Poseidonibacter antarcticus, a single genomic region encodes these proteins:
- a CDS encoding ArsR/SmtB family transcription factor, which produces MNKSEKLIRSCCEGVSYLGDIQDNLPNEKELSGISNIFKALGDSTRIKILYALLDYEICVGEMVNVLELEQSYVSHQLRVLKKYGIVDFKKDKKMSFYYIKDEYIKELLKVLLKENKE; this is translated from the coding sequence ATGAATAAATCAGAAAAACTAATTCGTTCTTGTTGTGAAGGGGTAAGTTATCTTGGTGATATACAAGATAATTTACCAAATGAAAAGGAACTTTCTGGAATATCAAATATATTTAAGGCATTAGGTGATTCAACTAGAATAAAAATTCTATATGCACTATTAGACTATGAAATTTGTGTAGGTGAAATGGTTAATGTATTAGAATTAGAGCAATCGTACGTCTCCCATCAATTAAGAGTTTTGAAAAAATATGGAATTGTAGATTTTAAAAAAGATAAAAAGATGTCTTTTTATTACATTAAAGATGAATATATAAAAGAATTATTAAAAGTATTACTCAAAGAAAATAAGGAGTAA
- a CDS encoding heavy metal translocating P-type ATPase: MTKKINLNISGMTCVNCSNGIEKFLSRQKGILETHVSFASSEGEFQIDSKLYSKEKLISQIEKLGYKVEEDTKALEAEQMKSFKELKNLFITSISITIAIFILAFSNIFETPLNTYLIFILASIVQFYCGARFYKLAYKAVRNRNYDMNVLVALGTSAAYFYSSFVVFLPSLFPEHLRFMYFDGAAVIISFVILGRFLEENSKQKASDFLKNLMKLAPENANLLDKNHQIKVIPVKELKLENKVLVKTGEKIPVDGLIIEGSADINTAMITGESLPVFKQMGDEVLAGTLNTNGVITIQVIKESSDTTLSKIITLLKSAQSKQIPISRFADKIANIFVPSVIIISILTFLVWGVVLGDFQNAIIASISVLIISCPCALGLATPIAIVSSVSRGAKEGILIKNPEILEQIKEIEYAVFDKTGTLTKGEISVSNTDIDEKYFKIIGSIEKYSEHPISKAIVSFIENKNISCSNKIEDIDIIPGQGIKVIIDNVEYLLGNKKLLDDNEALISKEHLSFYEQELNKSNGVILVSIDKKTVGSFSLEDELRDDAIEVIKDLKSMGIKPVLLTGDNKITASKIAKKLQIDEVYAQVIPTEKYEVIKRLQEKSKVMFIGDGINDAPSIKQANIGITLNSGSDISKDAGDIVLINNELKSVIKSINLSVETMKIVKQNLFWAFAYNTVGIPIAAGVLFPFFGIILTPMYAGIAMSFSSVTVVLNSLRLKLKTL; encoded by the coding sequence ATGACAAAGAAAATAAACCTCAATATCTCAGGAATGACTTGTGTTAACTGTTCCAATGGTATTGAAAAGTTTTTAAGTAGACAAAAAGGTATTTTAGAAACACATGTAAGTTTTGCTTCTAGTGAGGGTGAGTTTCAAATTGATTCAAAGCTTTACTCAAAAGAAAAATTAATTTCACAAATTGAAAAACTTGGATACAAAGTTGAAGAAGATACAAAAGCGCTTGAAGCAGAACAAATGAAAAGTTTCAAAGAATTAAAAAATCTTTTTATTACTTCTATTTCTATTACAATTGCAATTTTTATTTTAGCCTTTTCTAATATTTTTGAAACTCCTTTAAATACATACTTAATATTTATACTAGCTTCAATTGTACAGTTCTATTGTGGAGCAAGATTTTATAAACTAGCTTATAAAGCAGTTAGAAATAGAAATTATGACATGAATGTACTTGTAGCTCTAGGAACTAGTGCTGCATATTTTTATTCTTCTTTTGTGGTCTTCCTCCCTTCACTTTTCCCTGAACATCTAAGGTTTATGTATTTTGATGGTGCGGCTGTTATTATAAGTTTTGTAATACTTGGAAGATTTTTAGAAGAAAATTCAAAACAAAAAGCTAGTGATTTTTTAAAAAACCTTATGAAACTTGCTCCTGAAAATGCAAATTTATTAGATAAAAATCATCAAATAAAAGTAATTCCCGTAAAAGAACTAAAACTAGAAAATAAAGTCTTAGTTAAAACAGGTGAAAAAATACCAGTAGATGGATTGATTATTGAAGGAAGTGCAGATATAAATACTGCGATGATTACAGGGGAATCTTTACCCGTTTTTAAACAGATGGGAGACGAAGTTTTAGCTGGAACTCTGAATACTAATGGTGTCATTACAATACAAGTTATAAAAGAATCATCAGATACAACTTTATCTAAAATAATTACTCTTTTAAAATCTGCTCAAAGCAAACAAATACCTATAAGTAGATTTGCAGATAAAATTGCAAATATATTTGTACCGTCTGTAATAATCATCTCTATTTTGACTTTTTTAGTTTGGGGAGTAGTTTTAGGTGATTTCCAAAATGCAATAATTGCAAGTATTTCTGTTCTTATTATCTCTTGTCCTTGTGCTTTGGGATTAGCAACTCCAATTGCAATAGTAAGTTCGGTTAGCCGTGGAGCAAAAGAAGGAATATTAATAAAAAATCCTGAAATTCTTGAACAAATAAAAGAGATAGAATATGCAGTATTTGATAAAACTGGAACTTTAACAAAAGGTGAAATTTCTGTTTCAAATACAGATATAGATGAAAAATATTTTAAAATAATTGGTTCAATCGAAAAATATAGTGAACATCCAATTTCTAAAGCTATTGTTTCATTTATAGAAAATAAAAATATATCTTGTAGTAATAAAATTGAAGACATAGATATAATACCTGGTCAAGGAATAAAAGTAATAATTGATAATGTAGAATATTTATTAGGAAATAAAAAATTATTAGATGATAATGAAGCCTTGATTTCAAAAGAACATTTGAGTTTTTATGAACAAGAGTTAAACAAGTCAAATGGAGTTATATTAGTTTCAATTGATAAAAAAACTGTTGGCTCTTTTTCTTTAGAAGATGAACTTAGGGATGATGCAATTGAAGTTATAAAAGATTTAAAATCAATGGGGATTAAACCTGTATTATTAACAGGTGATAATAAAATTACAGCTTCTAAAATTGCAAAAAAACTTCAAATAGATGAAGTTTATGCACAAGTAATACCCACAGAAAAATATGAGGTAATAAAAAGACTTCAAGAAAAATCAAAAGTTATGTTTATAGGAGATGGAATAAATGATGCCCCTTCTATAAAACAAGCAAATATTGGAATAACATTAAATTCAGGTTCTGATATAAGTAAAGATGCTGGAGATATTGTTCTTATTAACAATGAACTAAAATCTGTAATAAAAAGTATTAATTTATCAGTAGAAACTATGAAAATAGTAAAACAAAATCTATTCTGGGCATTTGCTTATAATACAGTAGGTATACCTATTGCTGCAGGAGTTTTATTTCCTTTTTTTGGAATTATTCTGACACCAATGTATGCAGGGATTGCTATGAGTTTTAGCTCTGTAACAGTTGTATTAAACTCGTTAAGATTAAAACTAAAAACTTTATAA
- a CDS encoding nucleotidyl transferase AbiEii/AbiGii toxin family protein, protein MYDFSKQKAMLDTILLLLEENNLNKVSTLGGGTALASYYWNHRYSTDIDIFIYDEEDKKHLLKESNWSEEVKTAMKAIGYEGNFRSHPIYSEIVIDEDCKIQIFDVIKKSHNPCQKVKLWGHELLIDTVEEIIAKKIYYRADKGNSRDLFDIAIAFNKEPDILTKTLLTKDKVITLFETVSNIFNNQSLKDLYLEEIQQMNPNSVYKFLSNNTIEYLYDLLENICGAYDIPYELSSEEYIEIEKYVYTSLT, encoded by the coding sequence ATGTATGATTTTTCTAAACAAAAAGCTATGCTTGATACAATACTTCTACTTTTGGAAGAGAATAACTTAAATAAAGTATCAACACTTGGTGGTGGTACTGCATTGGCTTCTTATTATTGGAATCATAGATACTCAACGGATATTGATATTTTTATATATGATGAAGAAGATAAAAAACATCTACTCAAAGAATCTAATTGGAGTGAAGAAGTAAAAACTGCAATGAAAGCAATTGGATATGAAGGTAATTTTAGAAGCCATCCTATTTACTCTGAAATAGTTATTGATGAAGATTGTAAGATTCAGATCTTTGATGTTATAAAGAAATCACATAATCCATGTCAAAAAGTTAAGCTATGGGGACATGAACTTTTAATTGATACGGTAGAAGAGATTATTGCTAAGAAGATTTATTATAGAGCTGATAAAGGTAATTCAAGAGATTTATTTGATATTGCAATTGCATTTAACAAAGAGCCTGATATTTTAACAAAAACACTTCTAACAAAAGACAAAGTCATTACTCTTTTTGAAACTGTATCAAATATCTTTAATAACCAATCATTAAAAGATTTATACCTAGAAGAGATACAACAAATGAATCCAAATAGTGTGTATAAGTTTTTATCTAATAATACTATTGAATATCTGTATGACTTACTTGAAAATATCTGTGGAGCTTATGACATACCTTATGAATTATCAAGTGAAGAGTATATTGAGATAGAAAAATATGTCTATACTTCATTAACTTAA